The region TTAAAGGAACACCAGTGCATTCATATTTAATATGTAGATTTCCTACTGGCTTTGGATTCAATAAAAGGACTTGTGTATAATTACCAATTATCAAtaagttattatttttaatgctCACCCATCGTTGTGGGCACTAGGTTGAGTGGAGAGATGCCGCTCTTGGTGGACATTGTATCTGTAAAAAGCAACCTGGCCACTtcctacaaacaaacaaagacaaaaaactgaGCGAGTTTGTAACTTTCACAGATATGTAATGATCATGATGAAGAAATACAACTCATGTCTCACCTGTGCTGTATTCCTCACTTTCTGGTACAATGCTGTGCCATGAATGGGATCAGGTGGGCCACTATAAACTTGGAGAGCAAAAAAGGTCGAGTAGCAAACAGTGAATATTCAAGTAGCAGATCAGCCACAGAATACTGAGAGTTAAATGGAGGTAAAAGCAATAATAACCTGACGCTTGCTGGATGAAGGTGGAATTCCTTCGAAGTTCTACGAGGAAATGGTTTGAACCATGGCTACAGAGATGGACAAAGATCTTCAGCAcctaaaaaaaagaaggaagaatTGAATTTTGAGTTACTTAagcatttatttgatttaaagtcTCACTGTCCaggcagaaatgtaaaaatacacaggGCTCACCTTTAATTTAACGTGACAGGACTCAGCTTGCAGCCTCTCCAGAAGGTACTCCAACAAACACTGACCACAACCTGAAGATTCATGGGAGATTTCTAATTTGGTGGTTAAGGATATCACTATGGAGTAATCAATACGCCTGATCTGGGTAATGGATAATTATCCATTAATGGAATATCTATTCACCAATTATCTAAACCGCTTATCCTTTAACTTTGGGTGACAGGCGGGGTACACTGATCAACAACCATTGACATTCGGGCGGGTATCACAGCACCAACATAGAGAGACAATCAACCAACCACACATTTACATCTACAATCATTATAGAGTCTCCACAGTATTTGGACTgagggaggaagctggaggaaaACCAGGAGAAAATGCAAACTCTGCACAGAAAGACCCTGACTAAAACTGGATTCAAACTGGGAACTTTCTTGCTGTTGACCCTGATCTCTATTTGAGAGCTCCACACAAAAAGGGAGACGTGCCACTGAGGTGAAAAGATATTGTCAACCCTTAAACTATAAAGCTCACAGTACTACCATTTaatgtattaattattatattatctgtatatattgtatatatacacaatagAAACAGCCACAGGATACTTCCAATCTCCTGGAACAAGTAGCCAGGACAGGGGGTTTCATCATCTGCTGTAGCCTTCATCAGGGTGGGCACCTGAAGAAGGGAGTCAGAAGAGATCATCAACAAATGGTCGACGAGTGTCTGGATCACACAAATCCATCCACAAATCCTGAGTGCAATGTTGTCATGTCGCTCTCGTGTCTCAAGAAGCcattcatcagttcatttaATTAACGGTGAAACCGATTGTGACGTGGATAGGTATGGTTTTCAATCAAAACTTTATCCAAACACTCCGGCGTGTCAAGAGAAACGTAACAAGATATGACTAGATGTGTCTTCATGTTATTAGCTTAGCAGGCTAATAGCAAGCTGAAGGTAGCAGAAGTTAGCCGGTTGGAACAGACAGGTGGACGCTACGTGGAGCTCGAGCCGCTCCGGTCAGCTGTCGCTCGGCTGCTCTCGCTGCTCGGGCTGTGTCCAGTACTCACTTTCTGGAGGAAAGCGAACCGCTCCATGAATGTTGCCATGATTTCGCAGTCCGAGCTGCGggttcctcatcttcctctcagGGCGGAGCGGGGAGAGGCGGGGTTCGAGGTGACAGCTAGCCAATCACGGAAGAGCAAGAAACAATCCTAAAAGCGTATTGGCTCTCGGGTGCTGGCGTTCGGTGACGCCCAACGTTGGGTAAAGGCGAATCAGCTTTAGGGAAGCTGGAGAGGACATTTTGAGTGACAGGGAGATAAGCGAATCACACTGACGGATGCTCCGCTGGGACGTTTCCTTGATGACAGGGTCAACAACATGGCGCTGCCCATGGTTTAATGTGTGGATCTGTTCGCTGACATGAATTTCTCCAGTTTGCCGTTTAATGTGAGAAGCAGTGACGCAGCGCGGGTGTCGGAATCATCGTCTCCTCTCTGTCGAACTCTTCATTTGACTTCAAACACGTAAAGGACGTCAGTGAACGGCGCCATGTCCGGGTCAAACGTGTGGAGTCgcagcagagagaagctgcGAGTTTTCCCTGAACTGCTCGCTCAGTGTTCAGCAGAGGTGAGAACCGACAACATCCACAGATAGAAGGAAAGAGGTGGACAACAATGGCAAGagaataaaatcaattaaagaTACAGAGGATGTGTACGTAAACACATATcactacagacagaaatattaTTTGGAGAGATAAAGTGCAGGGGCAAAGGATGATTGCACGAGGATGTATACTATATTTATGCATTTTTAGTAAGGATATATTGGAATAAATGTTTacttaaatcaatcaatcaaattttatttttatagcccatattcacaaatcacaatttgtctcttagggcttaacaaggtgcaacaacctctgttcttaaccctcaacaagaaaaaaactacCGAAAAAACTTTTATCAGGGGAAAAAATGTTCTATCTATCTTGATCTGTCATAAATCACTTGAttatttgatttctttaaatctaaaatgtAATCAGTATATTTTTGCACCAGGTTAATAGCTTCAGTCATTACTCAATACAGGATTGCACAAAAAGTGATAGATCAAGAAGACAAACATGCATTCAGTACACACACAAGATGTACTATAGAATGGCTGTTGGAATACtatatacctccaccaaggtcccaacagtcccctttaatttaatcaaactgCATCACATTTCACAGTCTTATAAATGTCAGTTGCCTTAATGCACCAGATTTGAATGAAGTATTCCCTTTTCAACCAAAATCTCaccatgttgaagaaaatgaaagtaatAAAATATTGGATCTGCCCTTTGATCCGAACTGTTTTCCTCTGTCTAATGTCACCGTCTGTGTTATTCAGGCAGCAGCATATGGGAAGTGTGTGGCAGCTACCACAACAGGCAGTAAGGAGTTGAAAAAGGACCTTTGTGCCAAGGAATTTGAAGCACTGAAGACCTGCTTCACAAATGCAGTAAGTGGACAGTCATCCTCCCTCTGGTCTTTTGCAGATGGGATTTTTGGACATTGtttaaaaatcattattttttgtattaCAGGCCAAGAAAAGAGCCAAATAAATGGAAACCGTCCTCCTTATGTTGGAGGAATGAATGCAGCGGAGCAGCCACAGAAATCAACAGTTCAGTGCAGGAGACATAAAGTGCTGAGTGGCTTGTGAGGCTGATAGTGACAGAACATTGCTGCTTCTTGATGCTGAGAAGCAACTGACTGTATCACGGCTTGACAAAGGACACTGTTAATGTAGACACTCTACATCACTGCCACCCATCAATTATGTATTTTTCAGCAGCGTATCTTTGCCTACAATAGGTACGATTGATTTAACTATGTACCATAGAGATGTGAATAAACTAGAATTATTGCCCTGTGGTTGTAttcctctgccaaccagtgcagtttcagtctacatactgtacattgaCCATAGAAATCTAATTCGTTAATcttttgagtccaagtgacaactggtcaaaatttgaagaaattcctcaGACTTGAGAAATCATGTTCAAGAcaccaaaaatatatattttaatccaCCTTTATCCACCCCAGTTCATCCTTGGGTCCAAGTGAAAGCTTCATGACAGAACACATCATGCCTTCAGCCACTGGGTGTCGCTGTTGCGGGGGGTCAGGAAACTGCTTCCATCTGTCTATATTATGAACAAACACCCACAACCTCCATTGTATTTTAACCTTTATTCATTCATATCACCAAAATGTATAGAAATACAATGCACATAGAAAAATATTCAGAAAACAAAATAGCCTCTTGTACAAAGCAAAGGTGATGAGTGTTGAAGTGCTGAGTGATGGAGTCTTCagaaaaattgaaatataaGAAACACTAACAAAAACAGTCCATGTTTCCTTACACCCTCCTGAACACAACCTACAAATagttttatattgaaataaatgtactgTACCATTTACAGTAAGAGGGGTCATGGAAAAGAAGACCACAAATATGAAGATACACCATCACTACTGCAGCATGTGGATAGGAAGGCACtaataaattttaaaaaatgaggaGACGGGGGAACATGGGAACTAATGATCCAGGTAGTCTAAATCAAGCTGCTTTATAGTAAGTTTATCAAAGAGTAAGGCTTCTCTGTTCAGCTCCATCATTGAGTTGAATGTGAAACAAGGACGTGAATCCACATTACATCCAATATGAAGGTTCAGAGACATAGagatttacaatatttacatctcAGAGtaacacacaacatgaccagAACCTTTAGAAAAAgtcaacacaaacatacattgtAGAGAaatgaagtgaataaaaaataacaattttaaatgatttgcatTCAAACAATAGATTTGCCTTGTCGAAACACTCCACATAATGGTATTTGCATagttttatatacatttttcaaCAAAGAATCTCCCACAAATCCCTGCCACAAGACAAAAATAAGTTAATATTTACATACACTTTGCTTTAATAAAGACGTATTCAAGAGCATTTCAAGAAAGACAAACTCTTTGTccaagaaga is a window of Paralichthys olivaceus isolate ysfri-2021 chromosome 21, ASM2471397v2, whole genome shotgun sequence DNA encoding:
- the ndufaf8 gene encoding NADH dehydrogenase [ubiquinone] 1 alpha subcomplex assembly factor 8; this translates as MSGSNVWSRSREKLRVFPELLAQCSAEAAAYGKCVAATTTGSKELKKDLCAKEFEALKTCFTNAAKKRAK